A region from the bacterium genome encodes:
- a CDS encoding T9SS type A sorting domain-containing protein, whose amino-acid sequence RKDMTTNLASSQVNGRYNNGNFRFCGFVPPEDGIYLFKLTPSAGTVTGTFTGEYQLRMGWATPRTTNRLNEPVNNTQSGAVAVAFDSSKTIGSIYPAGDEDWYKFEGKAGDIIDVELFSALDAEGKQWARDLDTVLELYDPSGNKLENDDYRPGSDRHAGNVFSAIKNYVLQGTGTVYIKVACGYTDPSHKGNNPVGLYRMVVYSSAASPAFKEKEKNDIVAMAMLLPEGKDVEATFSSAADVDWYKMELQAGRMYFINTTNSELGANIHAELFAEADTAATVLNASVDGRYNNKNFRISGFLPPASGLYYLKLTCPTPGAGTYVLRMRSSDLKEVGSFHEPDNSIAEADALGDYPVDGVTVKSAFYNPTDPKGYNDIDIYRFTLTKGQVFEAKLTPVGGPTWHRDTDSYIFLTNANGDTLADNDDDSGTTLSKIAIEIPADGVYYVLVAACYSTQLNDPANDRNPGTGDYLLTFSGSVSESEPNNSADQANLIPISNSSLVEAKFASNDVEDWFKVKLEHGRFYYFNTADSKVAENIFLELYKEADPKENIIDGTPMGRYNSKDFRLSGFNPPETGTYLLRLTVPVGAINDQNIGTYKLHAAGGELISEVAALHEPDNTLQQANGVAKLATDGKPVKVAFDSDADLDIFAIDGIAGQTLTVTLSPGTGPRWIRELDTGMRLLTADSTLLDDNDDYDDWYELNYYLGEVSCTYSQVKSVSLPYTGTYYAVAMPYYGKAYAGGGTSFGNNATGSYHISATMMAPTGVETQTEMPQEFALDQNYPNPFNPTTTIQYRLKENVHVNVSIYNIRGQLITTLVDRIQPAGSYSVRWNALDQFGQRVASGMYLYRIQAGDKFIQTKKLLLMK is encoded by the coding sequence ATCGCAAGGACATGACCACCAACCTGGCCAGCAGCCAGGTGAACGGCCGCTATAACAACGGCAACTTCCGTTTCTGTGGATTTGTTCCGCCGGAAGACGGCATCTATCTATTCAAGTTGACCCCCTCGGCCGGCACGGTCACCGGAACCTTTACCGGCGAGTACCAACTGCGCATGGGTTGGGCCACTCCGCGTACGACCAACCGCCTCAACGAGCCGGTCAACAATACCCAGAGCGGGGCCGTGGCTGTGGCCTTTGATTCCAGCAAAACCATCGGCTCCATCTATCCGGCCGGCGATGAGGACTGGTACAAATTCGAAGGCAAGGCCGGCGACATCATCGATGTCGAGCTGTTCAGTGCGCTGGATGCCGAAGGCAAACAGTGGGCGCGGGATCTGGATACGGTGTTGGAGCTGTATGATCCCAGCGGCAACAAATTGGAAAACGATGACTATCGCCCTGGCAGCGACCGTCATGCCGGCAACGTTTTCTCCGCGATCAAGAATTATGTGCTGCAGGGCACTGGTACCGTGTACATCAAAGTGGCCTGCGGCTATACCGATCCGTCTCACAAGGGCAACAACCCGGTCGGCCTGTATCGCATGGTGGTTTATTCCAGCGCCGCCTCTCCGGCTTTTAAAGAGAAAGAAAAGAACGACATAGTGGCTATGGCCATGCTGTTGCCTGAGGGCAAAGATGTGGAAGCCACTTTCTCCAGCGCCGCGGATGTCGACTGGTACAAGATGGAACTCCAGGCCGGGCGCATGTACTTTATCAACACCACCAACAGCGAGTTGGGCGCCAACATTCACGCCGAGCTTTTCGCTGAAGCCGATACGGCCGCCACTGTGCTTAACGCGAGTGTGGATGGCCGCTACAACAACAAGAATTTCCGCATCTCAGGATTCCTGCCGCCGGCCAGCGGCCTCTATTATCTGAAATTGACCTGCCCAACCCCGGGCGCCGGCACCTATGTGCTGCGCATGCGCAGCAGCGATTTGAAAGAAGTCGGTTCTTTTCATGAGCCGGACAACTCCATCGCTGAAGCGGACGCGCTGGGCGACTATCCGGTCGACGGCGTCACGGTCAAGAGCGCATTCTACAATCCGACGGATCCCAAGGGTTACAACGACATCGATATCTATCGTTTCACTCTGACCAAGGGACAGGTCTTTGAGGCCAAACTGACGCCGGTGGGCGGACCCACCTGGCATCGGGACACCGATTCCTACATTTTTCTGACCAACGCCAACGGAGACACGCTGGCCGACAACGATGATGATTCCGGAACCACCCTTTCCAAGATCGCCATCGAAATACCTGCGGACGGCGTCTATTATGTCCTGGTGGCCGCCTGCTATTCCACCCAGTTGAACGATCCGGCCAATGACAGAAATCCAGGCACCGGCGACTATCTGCTCACCTTCAGTGGTTCGGTGAGCGAGTCGGAACCGAACAACTCTGCCGATCAAGCGAACCTCATTCCGATCTCTAATAGCAGTCTGGTGGAAGCCAAGTTCGCATCCAACGATGTTGAAGATTGGTTCAAGGTGAAGTTGGAGCACGGCCGTTTCTACTATTTCAACACCGCGGATTCCAAGGTTGCGGAAAACATCTTCCTCGAGCTTTATAAAGAGGCGGATCCGAAAGAAAACATCATCGACGGCACTCCCATGGGCCGCTACAACAGCAAGGATTTCCGCCTCAGCGGCTTCAATCCGCCTGAGACCGGAACCTATTTGCTCCGTCTCACCGTGCCGGTCGGCGCCATCAATGATCAGAACATCGGCACCTATAAACTGCACGCCGCCGGCGGCGAATTGATCTCCGAGGTGGCTGCGCTGCACGAACCCGACAACACTCTGCAACAGGCCAATGGCGTCGCCAAACTGGCCACGGACGGCAAACCGGTCAAGGTGGCTTTTGACAGCGACGCCGACTTGGACATTTTCGCCATCGACGGCATTGCCGGTCAAACTCTGACTGTAACGCTGTCGCCCGGCACCGGCCCACGCTGGATCCGTGAACTGGATACCGGTATGCGCCTGTTGACGGCGGACAGCACCCTGCTGGACGATAACGACGATTACGACGATTGGTATGAACTCAACTATTACCTGGGCGAGGTCAGCTGCACCTATTCCCAGGTTAAGAGCGTCTCGCTGCCTTACACCGGCACCTATTACGCCGTCGCCATGCCCTACTACGGCAAGGCGTATGCGGGCGGCGGCACCTCCTTCGGCAACAATGCAACCGGAAGCTATCATATTTCCGCGACTATGATGGCGCCGACCGGAGTGGAAACGCAGACGGAGATGCCGCAAGAGTTCGCGTTGGATCAGAACTACCCGAATCCATTCAATCCGACGACCACTATTCAGTACCGTCTGAAAGAAAATGTGCACGTGAACGTGTCTATTTACAACATCCGCGGCCAGCTGATCACCACACTGGTGGACCGCATTCAGCCCGCCGGCAGCTACTCAGTTCGCTGGAATGCGCTGGATCAGTTCGGTCAGCGGGTGGCCAGCGGCATGTATCTCTATCGCATTCAGGCTGGCGATAAATTTATTCAAACTAAAAAATTGCTTCTGATGAAGTAA